The Aedes aegypti strain LVP_AGWG chromosome 1, AaegL5.0 Primary Assembly, whole genome shotgun sequence sequence CAGTATGTGATAGTGTGTATGCGTGTGTGATGATAGAGATCACCGGGATTTCCGCAGCAGAGCGGAGGGTGAGAATGAGCAGCTACAAAGTATAGCTCAATTCACTCACGAGGACGCAAAGGGCTTATCGCGATACCGATTCCAGCATCTCTACGAACAGCTTGTTCATGGTGACGTTGCCCTCTATGTGCACGTTTGTCCAAAATTTGCGGATAATGTAGTCGGCCTGGCGGAGTGAGGGCAGGAGCAACAGTAGCTGCTGTTGATGGGAAACTGCCTGGTTGTGCCTGCAAAGAAGTTGAACGCTAGTAACGTTCCGAAATTCAATCCCAACCCTATCTCACCTTAGCAGCAGTACACAGTCGTTCAGCGCATACAGGATGCTGTCTCGTATCTTCTTCAACGCGCCGTAGTTATCCAACCGGATATCACAGTTCGACAGAGATAGCGCCTTCAGGAGGTAGTATTCCTCTTTAGTTGTCGAGATCTTTTCTAGTCGTTGGGTAATCTGCGCGAGCTGTAATTCGAATCGAGACAGGATTATGGGCTTGAATTAACACTTGCTCCACCCCACACTTACATGATTATATAAATCCAAAGCGCCACACTCTTTGGCGGATCGTTCATCGAGCCAAAAGTCAGTCGCAAAGTACAGCTTACCAGAGAACGGTATTGATCGGTGCGCTAGCATCAGCGTCAGCAGTTCCGCCCAACTGACCTGCAGTAATCGCATCTGGTCGTTCAGGGGCAGATCGGTGAAGCCGGGGATCTGTTTCGCCCAACCGATCACACCGACCAGCTCTTTGTCGTAGATATCACTAAGCACGCTAAGCATCTCCTGTGCGTCGGCACCCATGGGCATACGAGAGTCAGTAGCCTTGCCGTCACCGTCGTGATCACTACTGCTGCTGCCGTTACTGTTCATAAGATCAAATCCGTGCCCAATGGTCAGTGGATCCGGTTCGAAAGACGATaatacttcaagaattttgaTATCTTCCAACGTTTGCGGTGTGTACTGCGAACTGGACTGAGTCAGCTGAAGCTGATACGGATTTGCGCAAGGATTTCGTCGATACTTTTGACGTCCTCCGCGTACCCTGTCCAACCGGACACCTTCCTTCAGCATACCCATCAAAAGACACTTGCGGAATCGGCAGGCTTGACACGCTTTTCGCCGCCTCTTGTTTATTTCGCAGTCGTTGCTAGCTGGGCACGTGTACTCGATGTTACCTTCAATTAGAAATAAACGTTATACCGCTGATCAACAACAATACTCCACGCAACTCACCCTGAATGGTCCGTTTGAAAAATGCTTTACAAGCCTCACAGCTTGCCACACCGTAGTGGAATCCGCTGGCCACGTCACCACACACAAGACACAACCGGCGAGGTATTTCTTCCTTTATCGCATCCTGGTTCGTACTGTCGCTGCCAAAGTCACCGATCGCCGAGGTCGTCGAACTGCAAAACTGTCGATCCGGTGAACCGGGAGAGTGTGGACCACCGTTGTTGGCGGAGCTTCCGCTGTGCAGTTCCGTTAGCTGGCCGATGTCGTTGTTGCTGGAGCATTTGTAGTCCATCTGTAGAGAGGAATGagattgaagtattttttagaAGATTCATAAAAAGGTGATTACAATAGCGACAAATTCAATTATAATTCTGAAGTTTTTCGCATAAGAGGAGTAACCAGGGCCTTCCGTAGACTAGTAGTTAGATTCCGCGTTGACAAAACAAAGCCAAGCTGAAGGTGCCTggattcgatttccggtcggttcaggatcttttcgtaaagtaaATTTATTTGACTTTCCTGGTCATGAAtggcttaaaaaaaaaaaactctctctCAGTTAACGGCCACCTTGGAATcaattttcaaccattttttctgaaatggtgcatctacatagggtaagtgatccattaaTTTTGAGTACAGTACtgatccgattttgtcagcccctttttTAAAACGTTTCTCAGCTCTCCTTCAAAAAGTAAAcaagttatcaaaattctttCATCACTATGTTATGCATATTCGTAATAAATTTAACTGGGTTGAATAAGATTTGAAGAAAGTTTGATACTGAAACCGTGAAAGCAAAAAGTTTTCCGCAAAAAGGGGCttacaaaatcgggtcagtactgtatttctATAGTTGCCGTAGTGCcaatttcactgattttatttcactagccacagaaccgacactggcAATCGACGTGCTTGttaatacacggaatagttgaaaagagagGTCGAATTGTCttaaaacttatgaaatatcactaaaattgctaaaacttttcttacttttaccaatagttgcggtaaagtgttcctatagtgggggatcccataagaaaacaacggataccgcaactataggaacacaaattaaaaatatacacgGAGAACCGAAACAACTCAAAATTAAGTCTTTTTCACTCATCTTGACAGCTAAGTGGAATgattcaaaattgagttatttccGAAGTATTCAAATTTGAGTTATTCCACGAATACATCGAATTGAGTGATTTTGAACTGTATGGCAATTAGTATATTTTGGATTAAAACTACCCAATACCAAGTGTTTAGAAAAAGCtgatttcgttaaaaaaatggaatgttttatattattgattgattttattttacttcaTTAAACAAACCAATAGTGCTTTATTAAATGCAATATAGGATAAATAACAAGTTcactaatttttaatttaatggaTGTTTTGGACTCTGTTGCCCGAATCTGCTCCTCTTTCTTCCGTGTTCGAACCATGCTCCTGTAAACCTGTGTATACAGGCAGGGTATTTCGCCTCCAGGTCCATCATCGGAACTCGGGATTCTGTAACATTGGGAAATCTTGGGATTAATTACCTCATAACGTAGACTAAATCAATTTCAGAACTTACTGCTTTGTTCTCGATCCAAAATTTCGCAAAATGTGTGCATCGTTGTTCATTTCAGGATGATCCGTACGCGCCAGTTTTGCGAATAATCTTGTGAATAATCTGGAATATGAATGATGTATATAAATAAAGTgcaaaatgaataaaaatttgaatcaaatgaCTTACCTGAAGTACATTTCCATTCAATCGACGACAAAAATAAGTGCGCCATGCACAGctaaaattttcatccaaaatcAAGTACAGGATCAGTACTTGATATTGGATACTTTCTGAGATTGCAATGCAAAACAAAATGGCAAATTAGCAACAACAAAGACAACAACcatcaaataactcaaaaataagtaGTTGCGGAAGTACCTCAAAATTAAGTTAAAATTATTCGAAATTCAGTACCAAATTGTATCCAAATCGGTAGTGCTAGTGAAGTACTACATTTTGAGTACTTTTTATCTCGATTTTGAGTTGTCCCGTTTCTCCGtgtaccgcaactaaaggaatagtgtaccaatagtggtttctgcgctcgtgtacatacacgttacatgtcaccaacactacttaaagagtgctggtggaaaat is a genomic window containing:
- the LOC5578164 gene encoding steroid hormone receptor ERR2 isoform X1, whose amino-acid sequence is MMDSWMQEVVSMMAGDGTPARIKQELIETSCCSPSPSSGGSLSQNLLYGTSQNAKMDYKCSSNNDIGQLTELHSGSSANNGGPHSPGSPDRQFCSSTTSAIGDFGSDSTNQDAIKEEIPRRLCLVCGDVASGFHYGVASCEACKAFFKRTIQGNIEYTCPASNDCEINKRRRKACQACRFRKCLLMGMLKEGVRLDRVRGGRQKYRRNPCANPYQLQLTQSSSQYTPQTLEDIKILEVLSSFEPDPLTIGHGFDLMNSNGSSSSDHDGDGKATDSRMPMGADAQEMLSVLSDIYDKELVGVIGWAKQIPGFTDLPLNDQMRLLQVSWAELLTLMLAHRSIPFSGKLYFATDFWLDERSAKECGALDLYNHLAQITQRLEKISTTKEEYYLLKALSLSNCDIRLDNYGALKKIRDSILYALNDCVLLLRHNQAVSHQQQLLLLLPSLRQADYIIRKFWTNVHIEGNVTMNKLFVEMLESVSR
- the LOC5578164 gene encoding steroid hormone receptor ERR2 isoform X2, with translation MMAGDGTPARIKQELIETSCCSPSPSSGGSLSQNLLYGTSQNAKMDYKCSSNNDIGQLTELHSGSSANNGGPHSPGSPDRQFCSSTTSAIGDFGSDSTNQDAIKEEIPRRLCLVCGDVASGFHYGVASCEACKAFFKRTIQGNIEYTCPASNDCEINKRRRKACQACRFRKCLLMGMLKEGVRLDRVRGGRQKYRRNPCANPYQLQLTQSSSQYTPQTLEDIKILEVLSSFEPDPLTIGHGFDLMNSNGSSSSDHDGDGKATDSRMPMGADAQEMLSVLSDIYDKELVGVIGWAKQIPGFTDLPLNDQMRLLQVSWAELLTLMLAHRSIPFSGKLYFATDFWLDERSAKECGALDLYNHLAQITQRLEKISTTKEEYYLLKALSLSNCDIRLDNYGALKKIRDSILYALNDCVLLLRHNQAVSHQQQLLLLLPSLRQADYIIRKFWTNVHIEGNVTMNKLFVEMLESVSR